A stretch of Lathyrus oleraceus cultivar Zhongwan6 chromosome 6, CAAS_Psat_ZW6_1.0, whole genome shotgun sequence DNA encodes these proteins:
- the LOC127096894 gene encoding piriformospora indica-insensitive protein 2, translating to MTQHSINTTKQSSTQHNKPTHIPFSFSSIFITMILFSTLSQLQTLLCTFFFFFFFISLSFSQDQPPIDPVEQKALYAVLNSLNPTIPWTTDYPDDLCLSAPHGVVCDYYPSDGENGQNQQQKAHIVELNFGYVSDETPNPPCSPNATLNSLLFTSFTYLQKLFFYKCFNNTRNPIHLTSLPSLPPSLQELVFIQNPSVFSPIEPFLRNLTSLRRLVLIGNAFHGELPFNIGDYANFEELTLSTNNLSGTIPASLGMLKKLKILDLSQNGFTGCVPEQVGNLTSLLKLDLSYNGFECKIPESFTHLQNMKFLDLSFNLFGNFGVPLFLGEITSLKEVYLTGNFLSGKIPEIWEKLGGVEKIGFSKMGLLGKIPVSMGIYLKNLSYLGLDNNQLDGSVPEEFGLLEFANEINLENNNLSGRISLPSRVEQKFKLAGNIGLCLGNNASCSSQNGESLGQLNPYKITDILSDDDDVLFSGDSLLHFDPLMLVLVLVGWFLLIFTWDG from the coding sequence ATGACTCAACATAGTATTAATACCACCAAACAATCCTCAACTCAGCATAACAAACCAACCCATATTCCCTTTTCCTTTTCTTCTATATTCATTACAATGATTCTCTTTTCAACTTTATCACAATTACAAACACTCTTATGCacattcttcttctttttcttcttcatctctctTTCATTCTCTCAAGATCAACCTCCCATTGACCCGGTTGAACAGAAAGCTCTATATGCTGTTCTCAACTCCCTCAACCCAACCATTCCATGGACCACTGACTACCCCGACGACCTCTGCCTCTCCGCCCCACACGGCGTCGTTTGCGACTACTACCCTTCTGATGGTGAGAATGGTCAAAACCAACAACAAAAAGCACACATTGTTGAACTCAACTTCGGTTACGTTTCCGATGAAACACCTAACCCACCTTGCTCCCCTAACGCCACTCTCAACTCTCTTCTCTTCACCTCTTTCACCTATCTTCAGAAACTCTTCTTCTACAAATGCTTCAACAACACACGTAACCCAATTCACCTAACGTCTCTTCCTTCTCTCCCTCCATCTCTCCAAGAACTAGTCTTCATCCAAAACCCTTCCGTTTTTTCTCCTATTGAACCTTTTCTCCGCAACCTCACATCTCTTAGGAGACTCGTCTTGATCGGAAACGCCTTCCACGGCGAACTCCCCTTCAATATCGGCGATTATGCCAACTTTGAAGAGCTAACTCTTTCTACAAACAATCTCTCCGGTACGATTCCAGCGAGTTTGGGAATGTTGAAGAAACTCAAGATTCTTGACCTTAGTCAGAACGGATTCACCGGGTGTGTTCCCGAACAGGTTGGGAATCTCACCTCGCTTTTGAAGCTTGATTTAAGCTACAATGGGTTTGAATGTAAGATCCCAGAGAGTTTTACCCACTTGCAAAATATGAAGTTTTTGGATCTAAGTTTCAACCTTTTTGGTAATTTCGGTGTCCCTTTGTTCTTAGGAGAAATTACTAGTTTAAAGGAAGTTTATTTAACTGGGAATTTTCTCTCTGGTAAAATTCCAGAAATATGGGAAAAGCTTGGTGGTGTTGAAAAAATAGGATTTTCTAAAATGGGTTTGTTAGGTAAAATCCCAGTTTCAATGGGGATTTACTTGAAAAATTTGTCTTATCTTGGGCTTGATAACAACCAACTTGATGGGTCTGTTCCTGAAGAATTTGGGCTTTTGGAGTTTGCTAATGAGATCAACCTGGAGAACAACAATTTGAGTGGTAGAATCTCTTTGCCAAGTAGAGTTGAACAGAAGTTTAAGTTGGCAGGAAACATAGGGCTGTGTTTGGGAAACAATGCAAGCTGTTCTTCTCAAAATGGTGAAAGTTTGGGTCAACTTAATCCCTACAAAATAACAGATATTCtttctgatgatgatgatgtcCTTTTCAGTGGGGATTCTTTGCTGCATTTTGATCCTCTTATGTTGGTTTTGGTTTTGGTTGGGTGGTTTTTGTTAATCTTCACATGGGATGGGTGA